The following coding sequences lie in one Armatimonadota bacterium genomic window:
- a CDS encoding HD-GYP domain-containing protein, translated as MHSDLGGRTSMPFDDADSARTTEESARPAAPALAIGRVMPCHAFTERVLLFARGERVATQAQLERLLRSDVIFSDYAPPALAAAIAQRQRALGIARPPAEGVPTPEAASPPLVSDPLADLPPPEEIRPFAGEIAAARAIRSEAMRRFADLIEESRAGRALELRPARNAVRAVIASLRRNQTALASLVRLKSTDNYTYTHSINSCVLAVMLAQETDAAGVAEHIGLGALLHDIGKVRLPAELLHRPGALDGREWELVRQHPLAGIQIAGSSHDIPEAALSAIGEHHERLDGSGYPCGLAKGRISLAGRVVAITDVYDAMTSARPYHGAIPHQEAMRTILEQSGRGFDPDLVRAFIRSVGLFPVGSAVRLNTGETAVVTRVNPEAIRRPTVLIICDYVGVAMAEPRLLDLAQSNPDTAAREITAVEQSWTLASDIDRYLAIAATAPRYRYAGVDSLT; from the coding sequence ATGCATTCGGACCTGGGGGGACGGACCTCGATGCCGTTCGACGATGCAGATTCGGCCCGCACAACTGAAGAGAGCGCGAGACCGGCCGCGCCGGCTCTGGCGATCGGTCGCGTCATGCCGTGCCACGCGTTCACCGAGCGGGTGCTGCTGTTTGCGCGTGGCGAGCGCGTAGCGACTCAAGCGCAGCTCGAGCGGCTGCTCCGCAGCGACGTCATCTTCTCCGATTATGCGCCCCCCGCACTAGCCGCGGCCATCGCCCAACGCCAGCGCGCGCTTGGGATTGCGCGACCACCCGCCGAAGGCGTGCCCACACCTGAGGCGGCTTCACCCCCCCTTGTCAGCGACCCGCTGGCCGACTTGCCGCCCCCGGAAGAGATCCGGCCTTTCGCTGGCGAGATCGCCGCGGCCCGGGCCATCCGCTCCGAGGCGATGCGCCGATTCGCCGACCTCATCGAGGAATCCCGCGCGGGGCGTGCCCTGGAACTGCGGCCGGCGCGGAATGCGGTGCGCGCGGTCATCGCCAGCTTGCGCCGCAACCAGACCGCTCTGGCCAGTCTCGTGCGCCTCAAGAGCACCGACAACTACACTTATACTCACTCCATCAATAGCTGCGTGCTGGCCGTCATGCTGGCGCAGGAAACCGACGCGGCGGGCGTGGCCGAACACATCGGGCTGGGAGCGCTGCTGCACGACATCGGAAAGGTGCGCCTGCCCGCCGAATTGCTGCACAGGCCGGGGGCCTTGGATGGCCGAGAGTGGGAACTGGTCCGGCAGCATCCGCTGGCCGGGATTCAGATTGCGGGATCGTCTCACGACATACCCGAGGCGGCGCTGAGCGCCATCGGCGAGCACCACGAACGCCTGGACGGCAGTGGCTACCCCTGCGGCCTGGCAAAGGGCCGCATCTCGCTCGCCGGCCGCGTCGTCGCCATTACCGACGTCTACGACGCCATGACCAGCGCGCGCCCTTACCACGGGGCAATCCCGCATCAGGAAGCTATGCGTACCATCCTCGAGCAGTCGGGGAGGGGCTTCGATCCCGATCTCGTGCGCGCGTTCATCAGATCAGTGGGGCTTTTCCCGGTCGGGAGCGCGGTCCGGCTGAACACCGGAGAAACCGCGGTCGTGACCAGAGTCAATCCGGAAGCAATCCGGCGCCCGACGGTGCTCATCATCTGCGATTATGTCGGCGTCGCCATGGCGGAGCCCCGCCTGTTGGATCTTGCGCAGTCCAACCCCGATACCGCTGCCAGGGAGATCACCGCGGTCGAACAGTCGTGGACGCTTGCCAGCGACATTGACCGGTACCTGGCGATCGCCGCAACCGCACCGCGGTACCGCTACGCCGGAGTAGATTCCCTCACCTGA
- the nusA gene encoding transcription termination factor NusA → MNMDFVQALRDIEKEKDIPLATLEEILEAALVSAYRKHYGSAGEIHVEIDWEDSRASIYARKLVVEKVEDPHVEMAIEEARKLDDGIQVGESLDIEVTPENFGRIAAQTAKQVVVQRIREAEREIIFSEFADRAGEVVTGIVQRRSGRSVFIGVGKIEALLPASEQVPSDSCRFGERLKVYVVEVKRTTKTPHVLVSRSHPGLLRRLFELEVPEVHDGVVEIKAIAREAGLRSKIAVHSRQENVDPVGACVGHRGSRVQSVVDELRGEKIDIVRWSDDMARYLGSALSPARVNEVRVDEDHKTATVIVPDNQLSLAIGKEGQNVRLAARLTGWRIDIRSESQIAEMEEALYAEEEARVRIAAPGEEGEQAEGLVGAEEVGETPAEFLIGIEHQEKPAPDTAAEEAAEAREPEAGEPVSDQAAAPAAVGAATSDEQSSDPEQAAAPSAPEAGQGSDLAAAAAADERDD, encoded by the coding sequence ATGAACATGGATTTCGTACAGGCCCTACGAGACATAGAGAAGGAAAAGGACATCCCGCTGGCGACGCTCGAGGAGATCCTCGAGGCGGCTCTGGTCTCCGCCTATCGCAAGCACTACGGCTCGGCGGGCGAGATCCACGTCGAGATTGACTGGGAGGACTCGCGCGCTAGCATCTACGCGCGCAAGCTGGTGGTGGAGAAGGTCGAGGACCCCCACGTCGAGATGGCGATCGAGGAGGCGCGCAAGCTCGACGACGGCATCCAGGTGGGGGAGAGTCTGGACATCGAGGTCACGCCGGAGAACTTCGGGCGCATCGCCGCCCAGACCGCCAAGCAGGTAGTAGTGCAGCGCATCCGCGAGGCGGAGCGCGAGATCATCTTCTCCGAGTTCGCGGACCGCGCGGGTGAGGTCGTCACCGGCATCGTCCAGCGGCGCTCGGGGCGATCGGTGTTCATCGGCGTGGGCAAGATCGAGGCGCTGCTGCCGGCGTCGGAGCAGGTGCCCTCCGACTCCTGCCGCTTCGGGGAGCGCCTGAAGGTCTATGTGGTCGAGGTCAAGCGCACCACCAAGACGCCGCACGTGCTGGTGTCGCGCAGCCATCCGGGGCTGCTGCGTCGGCTGTTCGAGCTCGAGGTGCCCGAGGTCCACGACGGCGTGGTGGAGATCAAGGCGATCGCGCGCGAGGCGGGTCTGCGCTCCAAGATCGCGGTGCACTCGCGCCAGGAGAATGTTGACCCCGTGGGCGCGTGCGTCGGGCATCGCGGCAGCCGCGTACAGTCGGTGGTGGACGAGCTGCGCGGGGAGAAGATAGACATCGTGCGCTGGAGCGATGACATGGCGCGTTACCTGGGTAGCGCCCTCAGCCCCGCGCGCGTCAACGAAGTGCGCGTGGACGAGGACCACAAGACCGCGACCGTCATCGTCCCCGACAACCAGTTGTCGCTGGCCATCGGCAAGGAAGGACAGAACGTGCGGCTGGCGGCGCGCCTCACCGGCTGGCGCATAGATATCCGCAGCGAATCTCAGATCGCCGAGATGGAAGAGGCGCTGTACGCCGAAGAGGAGGCGCGGGTGCGCATCGCCGCGCCCGGCGAGGAGGGCGAGCAGGCAGAGGGGCTGGTCGGCGCCGAGGAAGTGGGCGAGACGCCCGCCGAGTTCCTGATCGGGATCGAACACCAGGAGAAGCCTGCGCCTGACACCGCTGCGGAGGAGGCCGCCGAGGCCCGTGAACCTGAGGCGGGAGAGCCGGTCTCTGACCAGGCTGCGGCACCAGCGGCGGTGGGCGCGGCGACGAGCGACGAGCAGTCATCGGACCCCGAGCAGGCGGCTGCACCGTCCGCGCCGGAGGCCGGCCAGGGGTCGGATCTGGCAGCGGCCGCTGCCGCCGATGAACGGGACGATTGA
- a CDS encoding YlxR family protein, with product MNGTIEAEKESPMGRHVPLRRCVACRTVQPKSELMRVVRTPEGEIGVDPTGKAAGRGAYVCRRRECVDAAVRKQALPRALGQPLPVQAAQQMMQAAGAPPGPEAGAG from the coding sequence ATGAACGGGACGATTGAGGCGGAGAAGGAATCGCCGATGGGGCGCCATGTTCCGCTGCGGCGGTGTGTCGCATGCCGCACGGTGCAGCCGAAATCGGAGCTGATGCGGGTGGTGCGCACGCCGGAGGGCGAGATCGGGGTGGATCCCACCGGCAAGGCGGCGGGGCGCGGAGCATACGTGTGCCGGCGCCGGGAATGCGTTGATGCGGCTGTGCGCAAGCAGGCCCTGCCGCGCGCGCTGGGTCAGCCGCTGCCGGTGCAGGCCGCGCAGCAGATGATGCAGGCCGCGGGCGCACCCCCGGGGCCGGAGGCGGGCGCCGGCTAG
- the infB gene encoding translation initiation factor IF-2: MKVIELSKELRMPLPKLKATLDELGIRVRTVSSNLKDADVLRVADKVGQGAKIKARLEAAAPPAAPAAAAAPTAPAQAPAVEAPPVVRKISKAALAGKAVEREGRAVKPKHAPAATPAAPKRAAEPKVSKVVAPLLRATEQRRPREVGAGALQTPVRLRVPPRRLPTIRRRARVKPKPEQEAAKPKPSRQPVSVSVPMSVRDFAGLLQTEPARLLDALLDMGIVASLNKIIEPELLARIGAQLGREVTIEEPTTEALQAAEAQAPSARLAPRPPVVTVLGHVDHGKTTLLDAIRNTRVTEQEVGGITQHIGAYRAQVNDRGITFVDTPGHEAFTAMRARGANVTDIAVLVVAADDGVMPQTIEAINHARAAGVPIIVAVNKIDRPQANPDRVRQQLAEQGLTPEEWGGDTVFANISALNGTGIPQLLDLILLVADMQELKGDPSAPATATVIEAELDRRVGPLVTALVRSGTLRTGDSVVAGLAVGKVRAMLDDTGSALEQAGPAAPVVIMGFDSVPEAGDLVEVIEGERGAKQVASSRQERHRADRMQTASRLSLEDLYQRIQAGEVKELNVIFKADVQGSVEAISESLRSIEHPEVRVRLLHAGVGDISDSDVMLAQASRAVIIGFHVNIESAAREVAQEQGVDVRIYQVIYDLLDDVKAAMTGMLAPEYETVLLGRAEVRALFRISRLGTIAGCYIAEGTLQRGADVRVLRGGEMIREGKLDSLRHLKDDVRELSAGFECGIGIAGFNDFEPGDVIEGFTVREVRREVV, from the coding sequence ATGAAGGTTATCGAGCTATCCAAAGAGCTGAGAATGCCCCTGCCGAAGCTCAAGGCGACGCTGGACGAGCTTGGCATTCGCGTGCGCACCGTGAGCTCCAACCTCAAGGACGCGGACGTCCTACGAGTCGCCGACAAGGTGGGGCAGGGCGCCAAGATCAAGGCGCGGTTGGAGGCGGCCGCTCCGCCCGCGGCGCCAGCCGCCGCCGCCGCGCCGACCGCACCGGCGCAAGCACCTGCCGTCGAAGCCCCGCCGGTGGTGCGCAAGATCTCGAAGGCGGCCCTGGCGGGGAAGGCGGTCGAGCGCGAGGGGCGGGCAGTCAAGCCCAAGCACGCGCCGGCGGCCACGCCCGCCGCTCCCAAGCGGGCCGCCGAACCCAAGGTCAGTAAGGTGGTCGCGCCGCTGCTGCGCGCGACTGAGCAACGTCGCCCCAGGGAAGTGGGCGCGGGCGCGCTCCAGACCCCGGTGCGGCTGCGCGTTCCGCCGCGGCGGCTGCCTACCATCCGGCGCCGGGCGCGGGTCAAGCCCAAGCCCGAGCAGGAAGCCGCCAAACCCAAGCCCAGTCGCCAGCCCGTAAGCGTGTCGGTGCCGATGTCGGTCCGGGACTTCGCGGGACTGCTGCAGACCGAGCCCGCGCGCCTGCTGGACGCGCTGCTCGACATGGGCATCGTCGCCAGCCTCAACAAGATCATCGAGCCGGAACTGCTCGCCCGCATCGGCGCCCAGCTCGGGCGCGAGGTCACCATCGAGGAGCCCACCACCGAAGCGCTGCAGGCGGCCGAGGCGCAGGCGCCGAGCGCCCGCCTGGCGCCGCGTCCGCCGGTGGTCACCGTGCTCGGGCACGTTGACCACGGCAAGACCACGCTCCTCGACGCCATCCGCAACACGCGCGTCACCGAGCAGGAAGTGGGCGGTATCACCCAGCACATCGGCGCCTACCGGGCGCAGGTCAACGACCGCGGTATCACCTTCGTTGACACCCCGGGACACGAGGCGTTCACCGCCATGCGCGCGCGCGGCGCCAATGTCACTGACATCGCGGTGCTGGTGGTGGCCGCCGATGACGGCGTCATGCCCCAGACCATCGAAGCCATCAACCACGCGCGGGCGGCGGGCGTGCCCATCATCGTCGCGGTCAACAAGATAGACCGGCCGCAGGCCAACCCGGACCGCGTGCGCCAGCAGCTGGCGGAACAGGGGCTGACACCCGAAGAGTGGGGGGGCGATACCGTCTTCGCGAATATCTCGGCGCTCAACGGCACCGGCATTCCGCAGTTGCTGGACCTGATCTTGCTGGTTGCCGACATGCAGGAACTGAAAGGTGATCCCAGCGCTCCCGCCACCGCGACCGTTATCGAAGCGGAGCTGGACCGGCGCGTGGGGCCGCTGGTGACAGCACTGGTGCGCAGCGGCACGCTGCGCACGGGCGACTCGGTGGTTGCGGGTCTGGCGGTAGGCAAGGTGCGCGCCATGCTCGACGATACCGGGTCGGCGCTGGAGCAGGCGGGGCCGGCGGCGCCGGTGGTGATCATGGGCTTCGACTCCGTGCCCGAGGCCGGCGACCTAGTGGAGGTGATCGAGGGCGAGCGCGGCGCCAAACAAGTCGCCTCCTCGCGCCAGGAGCGGCACCGCGCCGACCGGATGCAGACCGCCAGCCGCCTGAGCCTGGAGGACCTTTACCAGCGCATCCAGGCGGGCGAGGTCAAGGAACTCAATGTCATTTTCAAGGCCGACGTGCAGGGCTCGGTGGAGGCGATCTCCGAGTCGCTGCGCAGCATCGAGCACCCCGAGGTGCGGGTGCGCCTGCTCCACGCCGGCGTCGGCGACATCTCCGATTCCGACGTCATGCTCGCGCAGGCGTCGCGGGCGGTGATTATCGGCTTCCACGTCAACATCGAGTCCGCGGCGCGCGAGGTCGCCCAGGAGCAAGGCGTGGACGTGCGCATCTATCAGGTGATCTACGACCTGCTCGACGACGTCAAAGCGGCGATGACGGGCATGCTCGCGCCCGAGTACGAGACGGTGCTGCTGGGACGCGCCGAGGTGCGCGCGCTGTTCAGGATCTCGCGCCTGGGCACCATCGCCGGCTGCTACATCGCCGAGGGCACGTTGCAGCGCGGCGCCGATGTGCGCGTGCTTCGAGGTGGAGAGATGATCCGCGAGGGCAAGCTCGATTCCCTGCGTCACCTCAAGGACGACGTGCGCGAGCTGAGTGCGGGCTTCGAGTGCGGCATCGGCATCGCCGGCTTCAACGATTTCGAGCCCGGGGACGTCATCGAGGGCTTCACCGTGCGCGAGGTGCGCCGCGAGGTGGTGTAG
- a CDS encoding DUF503 domain-containing protein yields the protein MWFIGAGTVELEVTDGRTLKDKRQVIKGLLDRLRARFNLAAAEVDHLDSSHRSTLALCAVANDQAFVHAVLEKAIDLVESEPRALVVSYRIEML from the coding sequence ATGTGGTTCATCGGCGCCGGCACGGTCGAACTCGAGGTCACCGACGGCCGTACGCTCAAGGACAAGCGCCAGGTGATCAAGGGGCTACTCGATCGCCTGCGCGCGCGCTTCAACCTCGCCGCGGCGGAGGTTGACCATCTCGATTCGTCGCACCGGTCCACCCTCGCGCTGTGCGCGGTAGCCAACGACCAGGCGTTCGTGCACGCGGTGCTGGAGAAAGCAATTGACCTGGTGGAGTCGGAGCCCCGGGCGCTAGTGGTGAGCTACCGCATCGAGATGCTGTGA
- the rbfA gene encoding 30S ribosome-binding factor RbfA, whose product MTVQRQERAARLLREEISRIIGRGLKDPRIGMVSITDVEVTPDLRRARVFVSVFGSDDEARATLEVLERATGFVRREIGRHLRLRYVPDLEFRHDVSLAHGARIYQLLDQVKRESPPSPDDSDHSDRDSAS is encoded by the coding sequence ATGACCGTCCAGCGCCAGGAGCGCGCAGCGCGACTGCTGCGGGAGGAGATCAGCCGCATCATCGGGCGCGGGCTCAAAGACCCCCGCATCGGCATGGTCAGCATCACCGACGTCGAGGTCACCCCGGACCTGCGCCGCGCGCGCGTCTTCGTCAGCGTCTTCGGCAGCGACGATGAGGCCCGCGCCACCCTGGAGGTGCTGGAGCGCGCCACCGGTTTCGTGCGCCGTGAGATCGGCCGCCACCTGCGCCTGCGCTATGTGCCCGACCTCGAGTTCCGCCACGATGTCTCCCTCGCCCACGGCGCGCGCATCTACCAACTGCTCGACCAGGTGAAGCGTGAGTCCCCGCCCTCCCCGGATGATTCAGACCATAGCGACCGCGATTCGGCGTCATGA
- a CDS encoding bifunctional oligoribonuclease/PAP phosphatase NrnA: MIQTIATAIRRHDRCLVLTHVNPDGDALGSMLGLALGLERAGLRAFPLCADPVPATYRFLPGAARVAAEPPPRPPTLAIAVDADGLDRIGGLGPKLGPTCTIIDIDHHATEKAFGHLRWVDPTAAATGEMIYRLLVGLGVPLDDDIATCLYTAIITDTGRFCYANTSPRALRIAARLVRAGANPVRVYREVYESKSFSASKLLGIALGRMRQADDARVVFSTLTPDDFRRAGSPPDETEGIIDYLRAVRAAQVAALFIGLPDGAVRVSLRSQGATDVGEVALHLGGGGHVNAAGCTVPGPLAAAQRRVLQAVREVLAGEAGAPGGRDGR; the protein is encoded by the coding sequence ATGATTCAGACCATAGCGACCGCGATTCGGCGTCATGACCGCTGTCTGGTGCTGACCCACGTCAACCCCGACGGCGACGCCTTGGGCTCCATGCTCGGCCTCGCCCTGGGCCTGGAACGAGCAGGGCTGCGGGCTTTTCCCCTGTGCGCCGATCCCGTGCCCGCCACCTATCGCTTCCTGCCTGGCGCGGCGCGCGTCGCGGCTGAGCCCCCGCCGCGGCCACCCACCCTCGCCATCGCGGTGGACGCCGACGGCCTCGACCGGATTGGCGGGCTGGGGCCCAAGCTGGGGCCGACCTGCACCATCATAGATATTGACCACCACGCGACCGAGAAGGCGTTCGGCCACTTGCGCTGGGTGGACCCCACCGCCGCCGCCACCGGGGAGATGATCTACCGCCTGCTGGTCGGCTTGGGCGTGCCGCTCGACGACGACATCGCCACCTGCCTCTACACCGCCATCATCACCGACACCGGTCGCTTCTGCTACGCCAATACCTCCCCCCGCGCCCTGCGCATCGCCGCGCGCCTGGTGCGCGCAGGCGCCAACCCCGTGCGCGTTTACCGCGAAGTGTACGAGAGCAAGTCCTTTTCCGCCAGCAAGCTGCTGGGGATCGCCTTGGGGCGCATGCGCCAGGCGGACGACGCGCGCGTCGTCTTCTCCACCCTCACCCCGGACGATTTCCGCCGCGCGGGCAGCCCCCCCGACGAGACCGAGGGCATCATAGACTACTTGCGCGCGGTGAGGGCGGCGCAGGTCGCGGCGCTCTTCATCGGGCTCCCCGACGGCGCGGTCAGGGTCAGCCTGCGCTCGCAGGGCGCGACCGACGTCGGGGAAGTCGCTTTGCATCTGGGCGGCGGCGGCCACGTCAATGCCGCGGGCTGCACGGTGCCGGGGCCGCTCGCGGCGGCGCAGCGGCGGGTGCTGCAAGCGGTGCGTGAAGTTCTCGCGGGGGAGGCGGGAGCGCCGGGCGGGCGCGATGGACGATAA
- a CDS encoding SGNH/GDSL hydrolase family protein gives MAKRVSSDGGRARSGDDGAVQWLAATDARLAVRGLWWYEQNGRSFCRLPVQAQGQVRDAVWALAQCPAGANLCFRSDTTRMHVRAKLQERVPFAHMPTSGHSGLALYAGAPYNMRPAGVAFPEVDALEFEREIFSGRSASMRDYALYLPLYNGLEMLELGVSRGACLAPPSPLAHDQPVVFYGTSITQGGCAHNPGADFVSILGRMLNLETINLGFSGNGRGEPEMARLVAQINARLYVLDYVANADAARLRHTLPRFVRILRAAHPQTPIALLSRVVFTEDCLAAEGMRRHEELRDIVMRGYLRARRAGDRNLHFIDGNALIPFGADLAYSDGAHPSNVGFQMMAQGLAPQLRRILLLEG, from the coding sequence GTGGCCAAGCGGGTGAGCAGCGACGGCGGTAGGGCGCGCTCGGGCGACGACGGCGCCGTGCAGTGGTTAGCCGCCACCGACGCACGGCTAGCCGTGCGCGGTCTGTGGTGGTACGAGCAGAACGGACGAAGCTTCTGCCGCCTGCCGGTGCAGGCACAGGGGCAGGTGCGCGATGCGGTGTGGGCGCTGGCGCAATGTCCGGCGGGAGCGAACCTGTGCTTTCGCAGCGACACCACCCGCATGCATGTGCGCGCCAAGCTGCAGGAACGGGTGCCCTTTGCCCATATGCCGACGAGCGGACACAGCGGCCTCGCCCTATACGCGGGCGCTCCCTACAATATGCGCCCCGCGGGCGTGGCCTTTCCCGAGGTTGACGCACTGGAGTTCGAGCGTGAGATCTTCAGCGGCAGGTCCGCGAGCATGCGGGACTATGCCCTCTACCTGCCGCTCTACAACGGCCTGGAGATGCTCGAGCTTGGCGTCTCTCGCGGCGCTTGCTTGGCACCCCCCAGTCCGCTCGCTCACGACCAACCAGTCGTCTTCTACGGCACCTCCATCACCCAGGGCGGCTGCGCCCACAATCCGGGTGCGGACTTCGTCTCCATCCTGGGTCGCATGCTCAACCTGGAAACCATCAACCTGGGGTTCTCCGGGAACGGCCGGGGAGAGCCCGAGATGGCGCGGTTGGTGGCTCAGATCAACGCCCGACTCTACGTCCTCGACTACGTGGCCAACGCCGACGCCGCGCGCCTACGCCATACCCTGCCACGATTTGTCCGCATCCTGCGCGCGGCCCACCCGCAGACGCCGATCGCCCTGCTGAGCAGAGTGGTGTTCACCGAAGACTGTCTCGCGGCGGAGGGGATGCGCCGGCATGAAGAGCTGCGCGACATAGTCATGCGAGGCTACCTACGGGCCCGGCGCGCGGGCGACCGAAACCTCCATTTCATAGACGGCAACGCGCTCATCCCCTTCGGCGCGGATCTCGCCTACAGCGATGGCGCGCATCCCTCCAACGTCGGCTTCCAGATGATGGCCCAGGGGTTGGCGCCCCAGCTCCGGCGGATCTTGCTCCTCGAAGGATGA